In Desulfovibrio sp. TomC, the sequence CGCCGGCACGGGCCGTCCGTCAAAGACGCCGAACAACGACAGTCGGCGGTAGACGCCGTCAGGATCGGATTTCTGGCTGACGTTGCCGAGAACCCTGGCTCCACTGGCCACGTCCGGCACCGGGAAGGCGGCCTTGGGATAGACCGGGGCTACGTCCGGGGGCAAACTGGCCAGCCAGGAATTGAGGCCGGCCACGGTCAGGGACGACGCCGGCAGATCGGTGGGCCAATGGGTGTCTTTGCCGGATTCGCGGCCTAAAAAGACGGCCAAAGCCAGCTTGTCCAGACGTTTGCCGGCATCGGCCAGGGCAGCGTCGTCGGTCACGCCGTAGACCGACGGTTCGGTGTAGAGCACGTCAAAAGCCACGCCGGCAGCCCCTCCCCGACGGCAAAAGTCCAGGATGATGCCGTAGACTTCCCGGGGCCAGGGCCAGGACAGGCCGTTTTCCTTGGCGCCCCAATCCAGACTGGCCTGATCGAGAAGAATGAGACGCACCGCGTCCGTGGCAGACGTTTTGGGAGCGAGCAGACGGGCGCGCCAGTCGAAACTGCGGGCCTCGAAGGCGTCGGTGAGGCCGGTCAGCGAAAGCAGCCAAGCGGCGGCCAGTCCGACCAGTCCGGCGGTCAGGCCGTGGCGCAGGCGCTTTTGAAAGACGTCGCGGTGGGCGACGGGCGGCGCGGCCGGGGTTGCGGCGGCAGTGGTTGGCTGGCTCATGGGTGTTCGTATCCGGCTGGGTATTGCCGGGGACCGGATACGGCCCCCGGCACGGGAAAGGATCGGGGCCGGGTTAGATATTGCCCAGGGCGGCCTTGAAGCGGGCGGCCCGGACCGCTGGTTCGTTGACCTCGGCCACCCGGGCGAGCTTGGCCAGTTCACTGATGCGGTCGCCGGGGGCGGGATGGGTCTTGGCGAAGTCCGCGCCGCCCGGGGTCAGGCGTTTTTGCATTTCGGCCAACATGTCCGGCAGACCGGAGGGATTGTAGCCGGTGCGGGTCAGGATGGTCACGGCGGTCTTGTCCGCCTGGTATTCCAGGCTGCGGGAGTAGCCGTTATTGACCATGGTGGTCATGATGTCGCCGATGGAGTCGGCAAAAAGGCTGCTTAGCTGGGACAGTTGTCCGCCGCCGACGTGTTTGACCGCCTCGCCGCCGATGATGCCCAGGGCTTCGGTGGTGCGGGCGCGTTTGATGGCCCGCAGCGCGTCCTTGTTCTGGACGTGGGCGATCTCGTGGGCCAGGACGGCGGCCAGGGCGTTTTCACCCGAGCAACAGCGCACCATGCCGCGGGTGATGAAGACGAGTCCGCCGGGCGCGGCAAAGGCGTTGATCTCGGCCGAATCGAGGATGAGGAAGTGGTAGCCGCCGTAGGTCTGGGGCATGTCCGAGAACATGGCCAGGGCTTGCCCCACCTCGTTGACGTAGGCGTTGGCCGCGGCATTGGCCAGGGGATGGTATTTGGTCAGGAGGGTCGCGCCGACGGCCCGGCCGATGAAGTATTCCTGCTGCGGGTTGAAGTCTTCGGCCGCGTGGGCCACGGCCGTAACCCCTTTGACGGCCGAGGCGGCGTAGTCGCCCACGGGCGCGCCGCCGACGTTGACGCCAAAGGAACCGAGCGCCTGGGAGAGCGCCTCGGGATTGCGACAGCCGGCCAGAGCCAGGACGGCCAGACCCAGAACGACGCAGACAATCAGGGAACGCGATTTCACTGTGCGCCTCCCTGGGGTTTGACGTCGCCCTGGCTCAAAAAGGCCAGCAGGGCGGCAGCGTCGTAGTGCGCCCGCTCCATGGCGTCGACAGCGGCGAAATTGCCGCCGTGGCTGCGCTTGTAATCGGCCTCGACTTCGGCGGAAAAGCCTTTGCCGGCCAGGGCCATTTCCTTGCCCGACACGCTGCCGGGAGCGGCCTGCCCGCCGGCCAGGGCCAGTTTTTCCGTGGAAAGGGCGGTCTTGTGCATCCAGCCGGCCACACCGCCGGACAATGTCACCTTGGACCAGTCGCCCTGCTCTTCCAAAACATCCACGGACTGGCCATAGCCGGCCTTGCCCACGATCTTGCCCACAAACGACGGGGTGGCGCGGACCTGTCCGTCGCGCACCGATACGCTCATGACCTTGGCGGCAATGGCCCAGGCCGTACCCAGGCACAGGGCCAGGGTCAGGATAAAGGCCAGTTTCCGACTGCGCATTCCTGCCTCCTTGCGGCATCCGAGAACACCGGTTCCCGCCCCTGTCTTTCGCGCCTGTAGACAGGGGCGTCATAGTGTCGAATTGTCGTCACAACGCCGAATTATCGTTCGACCGTGACCTTGGCCAGCTTTTCAAAATAGCGAATGATGCTGCCATGGTCGTCCTCGCCGCAGCCATCGGCCAGCATGGCCTGCATGACTTCCATGACCGAGGCGGTCAGCGGCAGGGGGACATGCAACTCATGGGCCGTCTGCATCACGTTGGCCAGATCCTTGGCGTGGAGCTTGATGCGAAAGCCGGGATCGAACTTGCGGTCCATGACCAGCGGAGCCTTGGCGTCGAGCACCGTGCTGCCGGCCAGCCCGCCCCGGATGGCCTGATAGACCAGATCCGGCTCCACCCCGGCCTTGGCGGCCAGGACAAAGGCTTCGGACATGGCCGCGATATTAAGGGCCACCACGATCTGGTTGGCGAGCTTGGCCACGTTGCCGGCCCCGACCTCGCCAACCCGGGTGACGGCAGCGGACATGGCCGAAAGCACCGGGGCAACCGCCTCGAAATCGGCTGCGTCGCCGCCGACCATGACGGTGAGCGTGCCGTCAATGGCCTTGGGTTCGCCGCCGCTGACCGGGGCATCGAGAAACCGCACGCCCTTTTCGGCCAGAGCTGCGGCCATCTCCCGGCTGGCCAGGGGAGCGATGGAACTCATGTCCACGACGTAAAGGCCCGGATGCGCGCCGTGGACGACGCCGCCCTCGTCCAGGAGCACTTCGCGGACCTGGGGCGAATCCGGGACCATGGTGATGACCAGCTCGCTGGCCTCGGCCACGGCGGCCGGCGACGGGGCGTAGACGGCCCCGTGGCTGACGACGGCCTCGACATTGGCCTTGGTGCGGCTAAAGACGGTCAATTCGTAGCCAGCCGCAAGCAAATTGCGGCACATGGGCTTGCCCATGATGCCAAGGCCGATAAATCCGATCTTTTTCATTCTTTTTTCCTCATTGATTCAGGGAGAAGCTGCTGCAAAGCCATTGTACGAAAGAGCAAACCACTTGTTTGCTTCTCCCGTTGCAGGGGTCCGGGGGATCGTCCCCCCGGCCGCCGGAGGCTCAGAGCGTTTGCCCCATGGCCGCCACCCAGGCAAGCGAGGCCTCGGTGTCCGGGGTGGGCACGTATTCCAGGCCGATATAGCCGCCATAGCCCAGGCGGTCGAGTTCGGCAAAGAGAAAGGGAAAATGGATCTCGCCCGTGCCGGGCTGGTGGCGGCCGGGGTTGTCGGCGATCTGGATGTGGCCGATGCGGGGCAGATTGGCGGCCAGCGTCGCGGCCAGCTCCCCTTCCTGGCGCTGGGCATGGTAGACGTCGTACTGCATGGCGGCGTTTGGCCGGCCGACCGCGTCCAGAAGGGCCATGACCTGGCTCGTGCGGCACAGGACAAAACCGGGGATGTCGAAGCGGTTGATGGCCTCAATGACCAGGGTGATGCCTTCGCCGGCCAGCATATCGGCGGCATAGGCCACGTTTTCAGCCAGGGCGTCAAAGGCCTCGGCCTCGGTGACGCCATGGGCAAGCTTGCCGGCCAGACAATTGAGCCGCGTCACGCCAAGGGTCTTGGCGTACTCCACAGCCAGGGGCACCCCGTCCCGAAATTCGGCCACGCGCCCGGGATCGGCGGCAATGCCCCGGTCGCCGGCCGTCCAATCGCCGCAGGGGAGATTGAAAAGCACCTGGGTCAGGCCGTTGTCGTCCAGAAGCCGGCGCAGCTCCCGGGCCGGGGAGGCATAGGGGAACAGGTACTCGACGAAATGAAAGCCGGCGGCCCGGGCCGCGGCAAAACGCTCCGGAAACGGGCGCTCGGTAAAAAGCATGGTCAGGTTGGCGGCGAACCGTGGCATGAAACCTCCCTTAGGATTTATCGGCAGCGGCGGTCTGGGCCTGGGCCTTGGCGGCGGCGGCCGGATCGAAACACGGCGCGCCGGAGAGAAAGCAGGCCACCATGGTCTCGATGCTCTCCTCGCTGACCATCAGCATGTCGGTCTGGCGGGTGAATTGCAAAAGCCGCCCCATGTGCCCGAGCTTTTCGGCAATGACCTCGGGCGAAAACTTCTGGAACCGGCCGGACACCCGATCCGAGACGGCCTCCACGCTAAAGCCCAGTTCGGCCAGGATGCGGCCGATGGCCCTGGCCCGACGCGAGCGTTTGACGTCGTCGGCCGCGCCGCCGGAAAAGGAAAAGGTGATGTAGTTCTTGTTGACGGTCTGGCCGCAGTAGCAGTCCAGCACGCCGTAGTGGTAGCCCACCCGGGAGCTGAAATTGAGGTATTTGTCCGAAATAATGGCGTAGGATTTCTCGCCGAACCGGTCAGCCCCGGCTTTGGGCTGGGCAATGAGCTGTTCGGACATGACCGAGAGGAAGCCGCCGAGGTTGACCGGCCGCAGGGCCTTGGCCTCCTCGGACAGGACCAGACCCGTCAGCAGGGCGGCAAAGGGGCGCGAAGCGATGTCGGCCGGACGCACCCGCGCCCTCCCCGCCGCCTCCTCCCGGATGCCCCCGCCAAGATCGATGATGTGCAGATCAAGCCCGGTGGTGGCGGAAAGCACGTACGTCCCGCCCTGTTGGCCGGAGACGAGGTCGCTGACGGCAAACATGCAGCCGTAGGACCATTCGTGGAGAAGCCGGGTCACGTCGTGCAGGCTCGTGCAGTTTTCCGGGCGAAACTCCGGGGCCTTGGGATTTAAAAGGGTCAGCGGCACAATGCGCCGGGCCACCTGGCCCAGGATGGCGTGGACCTGGGTGCCGGCCATGAGGGCCGAAGGCTCGGCCGCCTCAGCGAGCAAACGCTCCACCCGGCCCCGATAGATGCGCCCGGCCCCGACGTCCACGGTGACGATGTCGCCCGGGGCCAACAGGCTCGTGGCCCCTTCCAGGCCAATAAGAGTCGGCACGCCAAATTCCCGCGACAACGAGGCCATGTGCCCGGTGACGCTGCCGTGGTCGGTGACAATGGCCGCCGCCCGCTTCATGACCACCATGAACTGGGGCGAGCTGTGGGAGGCCACCAGCACGGCCCCCTCGGGAAAACCGTCCAGATCGTCCTCGGTCACCGCCCGGTACACCGGACCGCAAGCCACCCCGCTGGCCGCGGCCTGCCCGCCCTGGGCCACGATCTCGTAGCCGGGCACGGGCGGGGCGCTGTTTTCCGCCACATCGGCCAGGGCGGTCAGCTGCCGGGATTGCAGGATGATCAGTTCGCCGGCCGCGTCCAAGGCCCACTCCATGTCCTGGGGCCGGCCGAAATGGCGCTCCAGGGCCAGCCCCCAGCCGGCCAGGGTCCGGGCCTGCCCGGCCGTCAGGCAGGGGGCGGTGCGCTCGGCCTCGGGAACCTCCACGTCGAGGAGGCCCCCGGCAGCCGCGGCCACCAGCATCCTGGGCTTGTCCGCCACGACCACCGAGGTCGCCTCCAGGCTTTCGCGGTCGAGCAGATAGGTGTCGGGGGTGATGACCCCGTCAACGGCGTAGGGACCAAGGCCCCAGACGGCGTTTATAAGCACTTCCTGACGGCTTGGGGCCTCGGGCAGGCGGGTATACAGGACGCCGGCCGCCCGGGAGGGGATCTGGGCCAGACAGG encodes:
- a CDS encoding M48 family metallopeptidase; translation: MKSRSLIVCVVLGLAVLALAGCRNPEALSQALGSFGVNVGGAPVGDYAASAVKGVTAVAHAAEDFNPQQEYFIGRAVGATLLTKYHPLANAAANAYVNEVGQALAMFSDMPQTYGGYHFLILDSAEINAFAAPGGLVFITRGMVRCCSGENALAAVLAHEIAHVQNKDALRAIKRARTTEALGIIGGEAVKHVGGGQLSQLSSLFADSIGDIMTTMVNNGYSRSLEYQADKTAVTILTRTGYNPSGLPDMLAEMQKRLTPGGADFAKTHPAPGDRISELAKLARVAEVNEPAVRAARFKAALGNI
- a CDS encoding PEP/pyruvate-binding domain-containing protein: MGTVLSGLRNLAASFTRPKTPANRDQSAAVFREKYNRFQSLLESNTELLKICSEIEGMLSGREVFGMAFIRSRSSRAIFHAIRMIKSFEGLSGRPQPVLLALVERLSGEIKTVLEGRVNPLRGKLVLDLAEITGEMVDQVGGKCANLGEIANRAGLPVPPGFSVTTAAFRAFFEEAGLFETIASIRLGITPDDPGSMAAAAEDIQAAILRAPLPEAVARDMAAAATRLEARLGPGMRLAVRSSAIGEDGELSFAGQYLTMLNVAPDRLASSYTFVIASLFTPRAMSYRLLKGIPDDDVAMAVACLAQIPSRAAGVLYTRLPEAPSRQEVLINAVWGLGPYAVDGVITPDTYLLDRESLEATSVVVADKPRMLVAAAAGGLLDVEVPEAERTAPCLTAGQARTLAGWGLALERHFGRPQDMEWALDAAGELIILQSRQLTALADVAENSAPPVPGYEIVAQGGQAAASGVACGPVYRAVTEDDLDGFPEGAVLVASHSSPQFMVVMKRAAAIVTDHGSVTGHMASLSREFGVPTLIGLEGATSLLAPGDIVTVDVGAGRIYRGRVERLLAEAAEPSALMAGTQVHAILGQVARRIVPLTLLNPKAPEFRPENCTSLHDVTRLLHEWSYGCMFAVSDLVSGQQGGTYVLSATTGLDLHIIDLGGGIREEAAGRARVRPADIASRPFAALLTGLVLSEEAKALRPVNLGGFLSVMSEQLIAQPKAGADRFGEKSYAIISDKYLNFSSRVGYHYGVLDCYCGQTVNKNYITFSFSGGAADDVKRSRRARAIGRILAELGFSVEAVSDRVSGRFQKFSPEVIAEKLGHMGRLLQFTRQTDMLMVSEESIETMVACFLSGAPCFDPAAAAKAQAQTAAADKS
- a CDS encoding SH3 domain-containing protein, with product MRSRKLAFILTLALCLGTAWAIAAKVMSVSVRDGQVRATPSFVGKIVGKAGYGQSVDVLEEQGDWSKVTLSGGVAGWMHKTALSTEKLALAGGQAAPGSVSGKEMALAGKGFSAEVEADYKRSHGGNFAAVDAMERAHYDAAALLAFLSQGDVKPQGGAQ
- the hyi gene encoding hydroxypyruvate isomerase; protein product: MPRFAANLTMLFTERPFPERFAAARAAGFHFVEYLFPYASPARELRRLLDDNGLTQVLFNLPCGDWTAGDRGIAADPGRVAEFRDGVPLAVEYAKTLGVTRLNCLAGKLAHGVTEAEAFDALAENVAYAADMLAGEGITLVIEAINRFDIPGFVLCRTSQVMALLDAVGRPNAAMQYDVYHAQRQEGELAATLAANLPRIGHIQIADNPGRHQPGTGEIHFPFLFAELDRLGYGGYIGLEYVPTPDTEASLAWVAAMGQTL
- the garR gene encoding 2-hydroxy-3-oxopropionate reductase gives rise to the protein MKKIGFIGLGIMGKPMCRNLLAAGYELTVFSRTKANVEAVVSHGAVYAPSPAAVAEASELVITMVPDSPQVREVLLDEGGVVHGAHPGLYVVDMSSIAPLASREMAAALAEKGVRFLDAPVSGGEPKAIDGTLTVMVGGDAADFEAVAPVLSAMSAAVTRVGEVGAGNVAKLANQIVVALNIAAMSEAFVLAAKAGVEPDLVYQAIRGGLAGSTVLDAKAPLVMDRKFDPGFRIKLHAKDLANVMQTAHELHVPLPLTASVMEVMQAMLADGCGEDDHGSIIRYFEKLAKVTVER